AGACACCGGCATCAATGTCTTCCAACCCTTCATTATGACATGGATAAAGCAATATTTTCCAGACCCAAAGGTGCGCTTTGTTGATGTTTGTACAGCCTGTTTCCCGCCTAAATAACAATGGTTAAAACAGGCAGGTGAAAATGCAATCATTCACAGAGTATAGGGCTTCACGTACAGGGAACTCTCCGGCAGCAAGTAAACGCCAAAATCTAAGGGCAGAAGCTCATCGCCTGCATCGTCAGGGGAGTGACTTAAATAAAAAATTTTCAAGGGTAAAGTCTATAGAGGATAAGATTGATTTGATGGGTGAAATCCTGATTGTTCAGATGCAGTTGTCTATGTTGACGCTCGAAGCTTCTTTAAGGACTCCTCAGTCATCATTGGATCAGAAATGATGGTGGTGTTGCCCTTTCAACCAAGTGACTCTGTGGGGTCTTTAAAAGGCTTTGTTGGCAACCTTTGTCATCGGTGTTATTCTTTTCAAAGTTCATTTTCAAAGGATACAGTTATGGCAACAATGAATGTGTCATTGCCTGATACCATGCGTGAGTGGGTTGATGGTCAGGTTAAAAGTGGTGTTTATGCCAATGCCAGTGATTATGTCCGTGATTTAATCCGTAAGGACCAGCGCCAACGTGAGTTGATTAACCTTGCCTTGATGGAAGGTGAGCAAAGTGGTGTAAGTCAGCGTAAGGTTGGTGATATTGTCAAGGCGGCAAAGGCACAGTTAAGCGGTGCGTGATTATCGTCTTTCGGGTTTAGCTGACCAAGACCTCCATGACATTTACGTTTACACCTATCAGCAGTTTGGTGAAAAACAGGCTGATGTGTATTTATCAGATATGGAAACCTGTTTTGTGCAGTTGGTTGAGCACCCCAAATTAGGCCGGGATATTTCCTTCACTCGTGCTGGTTATTATCGGTTCGAGCATCAACACTATTCTATTTTTTATCAGATTGAGCCTGATGGGATTTTTATCGTGCGGGTTTTGCATAGTACCCGTGATATTGAAGCTGTGTTGTAAAGATGCTCGTCCTTGAGGCTTCGTTTAAGGATGTCTCAGTCATCGTTGGGGTGATTTCAGTGGGATGGTGCTCTGGAAAAATAGCGACTCTGTACGGCCTTAAATAGCCTTGTTTAGTCTGCTTTTGTGGCAGTTCCAGGCATGAAAAAAATCAGAGTGATGTCCCGGTTTGACCCGAAACGGAAGGATAAATGTTTATCTAACAGTAAGTCTCTACTTAAATATTTCCCTCCAAAAAAGATGCTTACTTTTAAGGGAGGAGTTTCATTTGGGAAAACCCTTACGGTTCCCTGAAGCTCGTTTCAATTGTTCGGATGACCGGATAAAGCACGTAAGTGATTAAGCGTCGTTTTCCAACAATGATATCAGCATTTAACTGCATACCGGGAATAAGGTGGAAGCCTTCAGGGACTTTTCGTAAGTTATTGTGTTTTATCTCTGCACGGGCGCGATAATACGTGCCTTCTTCTCCGTTAATTGAAGTCGTCACTGTATCGGCAGAGATAAACGTAATTTGTGCTTTTAAGTCACCGTGTTTCTGGAACGGCAGCGCATTCAGTTTGACAGAAACCTCGTTACCGATGGACAGGTTGCTTATATTTTGTGGATCAATGTCCATTTCAACATTTAAAGGTACATCAACAGGTACCAGGGTTAAAACAGGTTGCCCTGCGGTAACGATGGAACCGACAAACAAATCCTGAAGTTCCAGAATAATGCCGCTTTTAGGGGCAATAATCTGAATATTTCCCCGCTTGTGATCCAGCTTGACCAACTCTTCACGCAATGAAGCCCTTTTTTGCGTTGCAGTTGAAAGTTCTTCGTTAATTTGCTTTTGCCAGCCACTGATGAAAGCTTGTCGGTCTGATTGGGCTGTATCCAAATCGCCTTGAGCTACCTTCAAAGCAATTTCCGAACTTCTCAATTCAATTTTTGCCTTATCAAGCTTAAAGGCTTCTTCGACCATTTTCTTTTTAGAGAAAACCTCTTTATCAACAAGCTCCTTGTTAATGTCATAGGTGTGTTGAGCTTCTTTTAAGGCAACGCGGGCAATTTCAAGTTTGCGCCTTGCTGTGTCCAAAGCGAATTTTGATTTTTCAACACCCAGATCATAGGTAAGAACCTTGGATTTATACTCCTGCCATCGGTTCTTAAAAATATCCAACTGGATCGGATCTGAAATCTGGGGCGCTATGGAAATATCCAGATTATCCCGTTCTGCCTCCAAACGTTCGATCTGAGCTAAGACTTGCGAAAACTCCTGTTTTTGGCGTGTATAATCCGCTTCTGTTAATGTCGGGTCAAGCGTTGCTAATACCTGCCCCTCTTTTACCAATTCGCCAGCCTGAACATGAACAGAACGTACAGATGCCCCTTCACCGGATTGCACCGTTATTTTCGGAACAGTCGTTGCTAGACGACCGTTTGCCGACATGAAAATATCTATGATCGAAAAACTTGCCCACAAGACACAGGCAACAACAAGGCATGCCATTGCCCAAAATGTATATGAAATGACGGGAGGAACACGTCGGCGAGCGATTGTGTCACTGGGCGATTGGAACTCATCAATAATAAAGGCATTATCGATATTTTCCTTTCGCAATTTATCAAAAACAGTTTCTTTGACCTGCTCTGCTTTATTTTCTTTTACAGGCTGGGCTTCAAACGCGCTGACTTCCAATGCTTTATTGGAGGTCCGAACATATGTTGACAGGCGTTTCATAATGGAAACAGCCATATCAGGTGTTTGGGTGATATATTGGCTTAACGCATCTTCATCGACTTCACGCACGACCGTATCACCAACTGCTCTTGCCGCAGCACTTCTGGGGGCTGGGTCGATAACCGCCATCTCACCGAATAACCCACCTTCACCAACTTCCGTCAAGGTCGTGTATTTACCATCAGTTATCTTACAAATTTCCACCGTACCGGAAATCACAACATAACCACAATCGGCTTCATCATTTTCCTGAAAGATAAATTCGCCGGGTGCAAAACGCCTTTCTCTTAGGTCTCTTCCCGCCTGAGGAGTTTCCGTTTTCTCAGGTTTCTTTGTAGGAGAAGGTGCAGGTTGTACTTTTTTCTCAGGAGCTTTCTTTTTTTCTGCAGATTGTCCCGCCGGACGTTTCAACTTTCGTTTTTTTAGAATGCTCGGCATTGCATTTTTCTTAATCTCGCTCATGACGTGCCACCTCTTAAAGCACATTCCTTGGACCATAAGTCGGCATATTCCCCACCCAAATTCATCAGTTCTTCATGGGTACCTTGCTCAAAAAGCTCACCGTTTTTATTAAGAACCAAAATCTGGTCACTGTCTTTGATCTGAGAAAGCTGGTGTGTAGCAAAAATGACGGTTCGCCCACTGGAAATTTCATCCATATTCTTTCGGATACTATGTTCATCATCAAGGCTGAGCCCTGAAAGCGCATCATCAATCATAAGAATCTTAGGATTTCGTATTAATGCCCGAGCCAGTGCTAGCTTCTGGCGTTGACCTGAAGATAAGTTAGCCGCCCCTTCTTCAAGCTGTGTCTCATAACCATCTGCAAACTCTTTAATCTCATCATGCAGCCCAACCATTTTTGTCGCCCATATGACACGTTCCATTGAAGCCGTTGGCATCGGGCGCAGAATGTTTTCACGGATGGTTTCAGCAAAGAAAGTATTTTCTTTGCCGACAAGCGTGACGTTTAACCGTAAATGGCGGGGATCAATGGTGCGAATTTCGTTTCCTTCAAAAGAAATCGTTCCATCATCGGGGCGCAAAAGCCCTTGCATTAAACGCATCAGAGATGACTTTCCGCAACCAGAAGGGCCAACAAGTGCAATACGCTGTCGCGGTTGAATTTCAAAATTCAGGTTTGAAAGAACTTTATGGCCTTCATTATAGGTCAGGGACACATCGTTAAATTCAATACCACCACGCAATGTCGGTGAAATGCCCTGCCCTCTGGCTTCCCCTTTTCGGTTAATAACACTGCCTAACCCTTCAATAGCGGAATTAAAGCGATCAAAGTCAACAGACATGGTCACAAGTTGAACCAGTGGGCCTGTAACCTTGCCTGCCAACATATTAACACCGATCAAAACACCGGGGGTCAGTTGCTCATCAAAGACCAAAAGAACGCCAACAAAAATAACGGTCACAGTCATAAGCTGCTGTAACGTCGCACTTACCTGTGCTGACTTTTCCGACATTTTCCCCAGCTCAAGGTTGGCTAATGTCGAGCTTGATGAATACTCTTCCCAGCTTTTTTTTAGAATCGATTCAAGACTTAAGGTTTTTACTGTTTCAATGCCCGTAATGGAATTCATCAAGATGGATTGTTTTTGAGTTTCATGACGTCCAACTTGCTGCATAACGCCTTTTTGCCGTTTGGTCGAAAAGACGTTATTCAGCCCGATCAACAAAGCAAAAACGAGAACAACACCAAAGAGCTGAGGACTATAGAGCAGCAAAATCGGCACAAAAACAAATAACCCGGTTGCATCCAAGACAGTCCCAAAAAGCTTACTAACGAGAAACTGCTTGATTTTGATAACTTGCTGTACGGTTTTGATCAGTGAAGTTGGAGAGTTTTGGTGAAAATAGCCGACAGACTGCCCCATAAGGCTGGAGAAAGCCTGCACATTAAGCTTAACTTCAACTTTGCTGACGAAAAACAGAATAAGATATTTGCGCAAATAGGCAAAAACACCATTAAACAGCTGTGCAACAACAATACCTGCCGCAATAACAATTAGTGTAGAATGTGCCTCATAATTCACAACCTTGTCTAAAACAGTCATAATATAGACAACGGGTAAAAAACCGAAAATATGCAGCAGGAAAGAAATCCCCAAAAGTTGGAGCATAATCAGCTTATGATCCACCATTTCCCGGAAAAACCAGCTCAGGCTAAAAGGGTTATCATCATTAAGGATACCCACCTTGCGTTTAAGTAGGACCATGTCACCGGCCCAAACCTTTTCAAGGGTTTCCTGATTAATATATTCCAGCTTGGCATCAGAAGAAAGCGGGTCCAAAATCGCAACACAATCCTCGCCGTCACTTGATGGACACCATCTTGCTAAAATTACATATCGATTATTCGTAAACCTGAGAATTACAGGAAAAGCTGAATCCAGTTTTGAGATTTCATCCCATGAACTGGAAATAGACTTGGCCGTCAACCTATTGGCATTTGCAATCGTCAGCAACGTAGCAATATCTACATCACTTTCTTCTTGTAATGCATTTTCATGTAGCAACCGTTCAACACCGAGCTCCACCCCATGTTGTCGTGCCGCCAAGACAAGGCTTCTTATCCCCGAATTCATACCACCTCACCGCCGATATAAAAATTGAAGCAGCATGCCCCGTTATCCAAGGCATGCTGCAACATAACTGATGCTCTATCCTAAACAGATATTTGTTCAGGTATACGACTAAATGACAGATTCCTGTTCATATTGTTTATCATCATCCTGATTTTCGTCAGTGCTGTTATGAGCAACATCTTCATGCTCCTCATATGTAGCGCCCTGATTGTCTGCCTGATTTCCAGCATCATCCAGAACATTGGCTTTGTCAGACATGTCCGTATCCATGTTCTCCTGATCGCCATTTTCTTCATTTTGGGCCAGAACATCATGATCATCCTGTTCTTGGGATGTATCCTCTTCCTGTTTAATACCCAAGTCATCAGAATTATCATTTGCGGCCCATTCTGTGGGCGCTTCATTGCCTTCTTCATCATCGAAGAAATCATTTTGGCTCAAATAAGTCGGCATTTCCAAACCGTTTTCCCAAGCAAAAGATGGTTCTTCAGGGAATGGAATGTCAATGTCATCTTCCAAACTTGCAGGCGGTGCAGGCAATTCAAATGAATCTGGGAATTCAAATCCGGTTTTCGTTGTCAAAGCCTCATCGAATGTGATGGACATGGAGCCATCTTCATTCATGCTAAATCCAGCTTCGTCAATATCCTGCACATTGGTTGTCGTGCCATACTCATTGTGTTCCCAAATCTCCACATGAGGTTCTTCCCCATTTGGCAGATTAGCCACACGAATATGTCCGCCGTGCTCGATATAGGTATCAACCCCATAAGAGCCATCCTGCATCTGCCAGGTAATTGTGTCACCTTCTTCTGCCGGGTAACTGCTGTAATGACTTTCACGGCCATCACCGCTTACAAAGCTTGCAGATCCATCTGCAAATTTCGTAAAGCTGGCATCATCTGGGAAGCGTCCCTCCACATCCGGGTAATTATAGACATAGCTTGGCTCATTACCCGTAGCATTCGGATAAAATTCCTGCGTTGCCCCGTTTGGACAATTTGCCGTTTGGTGACCATCTGTATGCCAGGTAAATTCATATCCATCCGGGCGACTCAGAGTCATGGAGCCATCTTCGTTTGTAACCGTCGTGCCGACCCCTTCTGGGTATTCACCCATGCCATATTCAGATGGGTTTGGATAAATCTCTACACCAAGGTCAACATCATCTAAGTCCCCACCGGTCATGGCAGCGGACAGAATATCACCGACCGAAGCGCCGAAAATACCTTCTTCAGGCAGATCCATGATGTTGGTTTCCAAATTCCAGCTTGTACCATCAGCCTGATAAAGATCAACTAAAGAGCCATCTAGCCTACTTATGCCGTCAAAACCAGCATCTTCGGCGACCCCAAAGGCAAAACCACCTGTTGGTACCTGAAATTCAAATGAACCGTCATCTTTGGCAATGGCAATATCACCATTGAAGTTAGACTGCTGTGCCCCATCGATATTGTAGAAATATCCACCATCGGGTTGGACTGATGCCCAATCGCCACTGTCATCATCACTGTAACGATAAACACCATCATCAGACATGCCCATGGATGTCGCTTCAAAGCCATCTTCCATGGAAGTCGTACGATAGCCACCATCCGGGTCGGATGTGTGGGTTTCTTGGGTGTGTGGATTATAAAGACTGGTTGAGCCATCTTCATAAGTGGTCATTTCAATACCATCGGCATTCACAGCAACCGTCGTGCCTGATGGATATTGAGTTTCTTTAGAACCGTCATCGTAATTAATCACAACGGCAGTATCGGAAATTTCCATACCGTCAATCTCGGAACCTTCTGCATAATCAAGGGAGACGTTACCATATGATGTATCAAGATTGGTTAAGTTATCTGGATCTGGGAACTCATCTTTCCAAGACAAATCAACATTAGAGGCATCCGTTTTAAAACCGCTGCCATCTTCATAGGTAATCGTAACCGTATCACCATCCTGCGTGTAACTTACAGGCAAGCCCATATCAGTACCCACTTGCTCGTCAAGTGCAACACCTGGCTGGTATTCAACAAACATAGCCCCATCAGGTGACATGGTTACGTTGGAAACATCGCTGCCCTCTTCGTAACTTGCAATCAGGTTGCCATCCCAATGAGTTTCCAAAGAAGTCACCCCTTCAGGGAACTGTTCAAGGAAGCTTGTGTCAACCGTTTCTGCGGGGGCTTTAAAGCCACTGCCGTCTGGGTACTGCACTGTAATCATGCCGTCTTCGATGCTGAATTCAGCAGGCATGGCATCACCACCCAAGACCATATCAGGGCCAGGAACGAAGTCTTCGCTATATTCGGTAAACTGATGACCATCTGCCGTCGTGGTCATGCTGAGAACATCGCCACCTTCTTCAAAGGTGATTTTTGTCTCACCCGTATAGCTACTGGTAGAAATTTGAGAAACCTCACCTGGCAAGCCTTCCGTCCAGCCCATATCAACGTTGTCAGCAGCCGTGTTGTAGCTTGTACCATCGGCATAGGTGATGATTACATTTTCACCGTTACCATAAGTGAGATAGCCTGTCGGTGCACCCAAGCCTTCACCAAGTGATGCCCCCAGATCGACCTGAATTTCATGTTCGATCACATGGAAGCCACCTTCAGTGCTATATTCAATAGATGTATAAGTAGTGTAACCTTCACCATCTGCATTCACAGTATCAACACGCCCACCATCATATTCGCGCGTATAGCTGCCATCACCGGGGCCTTGCTCCACATAGCCATCAACATGTTCGGTGACGTAAGACCCATCTGTTTGCGTGGTCGTGACGTTCCCATCCACATCTTGAGCCTCAGTGCTACCATCTGTAAATGTGGTTACATAAGAGCCATCGGCCTGTGTAAGAGACACATTGCCATCACTATCACCCGTTTCAACCACACCATCGGGGGTCTCTTGACGATAAGAACCGTCTTCTTCCGTGATCCGTATAGTCCCCTGACCATCGCCTTCTTCAATGCGACCATCGGCATATTCTGTCTTATAGCTGCCGTTCTCCTGCGTAACTGTTACGTTACCATCAGCATCACCTGTACGAACAGAACCATCATTTTGATTATGGGTAAAGGCCCCTGTTGAATCACCTCTTTCCGTTGAACCATCGGCATGTTCAAACGTGTAATCGCCATTTGCATCAACAGATTTCACAGCCCCATCCGGCATGGTTTGGGTATAAGAACCATCTTCCTGAGTAACCTGAACAGTGCCGTCTGCCAATGTGGTTTGTACGGAGCCGTCTTCCAGAACAATCTCATCTGTAACTTCAGGCTCAGGCGGTTCTTGATCCATGGCTTGAATATCAACATTCTGACTGGCTTGCAGATAGTCCATGGCATCGCTATCACCGGATGCAAGTGTGAGCGGCGGTTCTGCATTGCTCCAAGAAATATTGCCTTCGCTGTCCATGCTGGTATAACCGCCCTGACCGTCATAAAGCGTCATGCTGCCATCCGCATTGCTCCAGAAACCAGAGCCATCATCATTATAAACACTCATGGACCCATCAGCACGCATATACATGCTGGAACCATCCTCAAAACGATGGCTTTCAGAACCATCGGCACTACGAGAATGGTATTCATTGCCTTTAGATACACTGACATAGCCGTCATAGGTGAAGACTGTCGTGCCATCGGCGTAACTTACGTAAAAGAAATCACTATCAGCGCTGTTGTCACCAAAGCTCCAAGATGCGTTATCTAAGTTGACTGGAAAAGATGGAAAAGAGAAAGCCATTTATCATGCTCCCAAAAAATATTGTTGCCCTCTAAAAGGACGGAATTTGATGCTTAAAAGTGTGGATAGTTATGCGCTTGCTTTTTTAACCGGGATTTCATCGCCCTTAAGGGAGGCGAGCATATGTTCCGCAACAGCCATTCGCTGACTAGCGTTTGTAAGTTGGTCCTGTAACGCTAACATTGATTGCTTGGCTTCATCATATTCCTGCTGGGCTTTTAAAGTGATCTCATCCACTTCTTTTTGGCGCGCCTGGCGCTTTCTCAATTCTTCTAAAGCATGCTCCTGAACAGTAAGGTGTTCCTGCATACCTTCTTCAAAACGCGCCCGTCGGCGCTTGGCTTCCTCCGCAATTTTTTGCGGATCGGAATTGGTTGTCGAATTGCTCTTTGTATGTGCTGCTTGAACAGCCTTCTGCATTACATCGAGCTGAGATTTAATTCTTTCATTCAAAGCCATATTTTCTACTCCTAAGTGAACTCCACATTGTATGCACGGTATCAAAAGGAACAAATGATAGCCACTATGCAAAAGAATAATGTTTCTCACGCAATACTATCTTTATAGGCTGAATGGTTACGACAGGCTATTTTATCTCGGAAAGCTCTGTTTATCGGTTACTCAAAAGCCATGACCTGATCACCAGTCCAGCTTACGTGGTCATCAAAGCAGCCAATGAGTTCAGGGATAAGACAACAGCACCAAATCAAATGTGGCAGACAGATTTTACCTACTTCAAGATCATTGGCTGGGGTTGGTATTATCTATCGACAATCCTGGATGACTATTCGCGCTATATCATCGCCTGGAAGCTATGTACGTCAATGAAAGTAGGTGACGTGAAAGATACGCTGGATCTTGCCCTGCAAGCTTCCGGCTATGATCAGGTGTGATTTCCCTTAACTTATAGCGCGACCGCTGCTCTAAGTGTTTGGTCTCTTTTTTGGTTAATCGTGCAACAGAAATAATCTCAAGATTAACGCCACTTGGATGGTTGCACACATTCAAAATGAGGCCTTGGCAGTATTTAGGTAAATCTGCGATCAATCTGCCAAATTGGATGTCGTATTTATGACGGGCAGGACCAAACAACTTTTGTCGGGCCTGTGAAATACTTTCAGCTTTTGTTTTAAGGGCAGCATATGTTTTTCGTGAAGATGCCTGTTTTTGTTGTTGGCGTCTAGCTTCCGCTTCTTGTTTTTCTATGGCTTTAGCATGCTGTTTTTTTGCGGCCTGTTTTTTAGCCATATTGGCCTTAGCTTCGTTTAGAAGTTGTTCTAAGTTTTGGGCAGAAGTTGTTATTCCCTGCGGTTTTTTTGAATAAAGTGTATTTTCAAGGCCACTGGCTGCAAACTCAATTCTATGCCGAAGACCTGAGGGTGTCATAGACATAAAGTCAGGGGTCTTCCAGCGTAATGTGCGATACTCCTCTAAAACCTTTTCTGCGTAGGCATTACCGTTTTGA
This sequence is a window from Terasakiella sp. SH-1. Protein-coding genes within it:
- a CDS encoding type II toxin-antitoxin system ParD family antitoxin encodes the protein MATMNVSLPDTMREWVDGQVKSGVYANASDYVRDLIRKDQRQRELINLALMEGEQSGVSQRKVGDIVKAAKAQLSGA
- a CDS encoding type II toxin-antitoxin system RelE/ParE family toxin is translated as MRDYRLSGLADQDLHDIYVYTYQQFGEKQADVYLSDMETCFVQLVEHPKLGRDISFTRAGYYRFEHQHYSIFYQIEPDGIFIVRVLHSTRDIEAVL
- a CDS encoding HlyD family type I secretion periplasmic adaptor subunit → MSEIKKNAMPSILKKRKLKRPAGQSAEKKKAPEKKVQPAPSPTKKPEKTETPQAGRDLRERRFAPGEFIFQENDEADCGYVVISGTVEICKITDGKYTTLTEVGEGGLFGEMAVIDPAPRSAAARAVGDTVVREVDEDALSQYITQTPDMAVSIMKRLSTYVRTSNKALEVSAFEAQPVKENKAEQVKETVFDKLRKENIDNAFIIDEFQSPSDTIARRRVPPVISYTFWAMACLVVACVLWASFSIIDIFMSANGRLATTVPKITVQSGEGASVRSVHVQAGELVKEGQVLATLDPTLTEADYTRQKQEFSQVLAQIERLEAERDNLDISIAPQISDPIQLDIFKNRWQEYKSKVLTYDLGVEKSKFALDTARRKLEIARVALKEAQHTYDINKELVDKEVFSKKKMVEEAFKLDKAKIELRSSEIALKVAQGDLDTAQSDRQAFISGWQKQINEELSTATQKRASLREELVKLDHKRGNIQIIAPKSGIILELQDLFVGSIVTAGQPVLTLVPVDVPLNVEMDIDPQNISNLSIGNEVSVKLNALPFQKHGDLKAQITFISADTVTTSINGEEGTYYRARAEIKHNNLRKVPEGFHLIPGMQLNADIIVGKRRLITYVLYPVIRTIETSFREP
- a CDS encoding peptidase domain-containing ABC transporter yields the protein MNSGIRSLVLAARQHGVELGVERLLHENALQEESDVDIATLLTIANANRLTAKSISSSWDEISKLDSAFPVILRFTNNRYVILARWCPSSDGEDCVAILDPLSSDAKLEYINQETLEKVWAGDMVLLKRKVGILNDDNPFSLSWFFREMVDHKLIMLQLLGISFLLHIFGFLPVVYIMTVLDKVVNYEAHSTLIVIAAGIVVAQLFNGVFAYLRKYLILFFVSKVEVKLNVQAFSSLMGQSVGYFHQNSPTSLIKTVQQVIKIKQFLVSKLFGTVLDATGLFVFVPILLLYSPQLFGVVLVFALLIGLNNVFSTKRQKGVMQQVGRHETQKQSILMNSITGIETVKTLSLESILKKSWEEYSSSSTLANLELGKMSEKSAQVSATLQQLMTVTVIFVGVLLVFDEQLTPGVLIGVNMLAGKVTGPLVQLVTMSVDFDRFNSAIEGLGSVINRKGEARGQGISPTLRGGIEFNDVSLTYNEGHKVLSNLNFEIQPRQRIALVGPSGCGKSSLMRLMQGLLRPDDGTISFEGNEIRTIDPRHLRLNVTLVGKENTFFAETIRENILRPMPTASMERVIWATKMVGLHDEIKEFADGYETQLEEGAANLSSGQRQKLALARALIRNPKILMIDDALSGLSLDDEHSIRKNMDEISSGRTVIFATHQLSQIKDSDQILVLNKNGELFEQGTHEELMNLGGEYADLWSKECALRGGTS